The nucleotide window TTGGGGACACGGGCAAAGCGCAGGCGGTGCTCAGGACAGTGCCGCGGCGGGGCGTGCAATTGGTGCTTCCGGTAAACAGGCACGGCGGCCTGCCGAAACCCGATGCGCCGATGTCAGACCGGCAGGTGATCCGCTACATCGCCTCAGCCGACGGCACGTCGATCGCATATGCGACGTCGGGGCAGGAGGGCCCGGTGCTGGTGCGGGGCGGGCATTGGCTGTCCCATCTGGAACATGATTGGTCTAACCCGGTCTGGCGCCCGTGGTTGGAGCGGCTGGGCCACGGGCGGCGGTTGGTCCGATATGATCCTCGGGGGTCGGGCCTGTCCCAGCGGGGTGTCGCGGCCCTGACGCAATCGCAGTTTGTCGATGATCTGGCCTGCGTTTTGGATGCAACGACCGAAGGCCCGGTGGATGTCTTCGCGGTCTCGCAAAGCGTGCCTGTGGTGTTGAGTTACGCGGCGCGGCATCCGGGGCGGATTCGGCGGATGGTTCTGGTCAACGGGTTTGTCGAGGGGTCCATCTTGCGCGGCGATGTGGACGCGACGCAGGCGATGGTGTCGATGATCCGGGCGGGGTGGGGCGATCCGGCGAGCCCGTTCGTGCAGGCCTTCACCAAGGTGTTCCTGCCCGATGCCGATCTGGCAGAGACCAACAGCATCGCCTCCATGCAGGCCGTGTCGGCCAGTGCCGAAGAAGCGGCTAACCTGCGATTGGCCATCGGTGCATTTGATGCCTCTGCCATACTGGAACAGGTCCTCGCGCCCGCGCTTGTCCTGTCGTCCCAGGGCGACGCGATCCATCCCAGGGCGCAGAGCCTGACGCTCGCACGTCGCCTGCCGAATGCGGAGTTTCAGTCGCTGGAGACGTCAAACCATATCATCCCGCCGTCCGATCCTGCCTTCGGACAGATGATGGATGCGGTGGACCTGTTCCTCGCGGACTAGGTGCTATTCCGAGGCGGGCGCGGCGTCACTTCCCGGCTCTTCCCCGACAAGCGTGTTGTAGCGTTCCAGAATCCAGCCGGGCATGTCCGTGGGGATCTGCGCCTCAATCTGTTCTTGCATGGAAGCGAAGACAGCGGCGGAGCGGCTTTCGGAAATGGCCGGGATCGGTTCGTCGCCCACCACGCGGTCATAGGCGATCAGCGCCACGACGACGAGCAGAACACCACGCGCCACGCCGAAGAGGAAACCAAGGCCCGCGTCGATCCCGCCAAGTGCGGACCGTTGCACGACCGAAGAGAAGAGCGGCGTGAACAGGGACACGACCACAAGGGCCACGACGAATACGATGGCAAAGCTTGCCAGTATGCCCAATTCCCGGCTGTCGCCGATGAAATCGCCGAGATAGGGGATCTCGGTTATCAGCGGCAGGGCGTTGGGCGCGAAAAGGAAAGCCACGACGGCGGCGGCGATCCATCCCAGGATCGACATGACCTCACGCACGAAACCCCTTGCATAGGCAAGGATGGCCGAGATCACGATGACCCCGCCGACGACCCCGTCGAAAATGGTGAATCCGTCCATGTCTGCCCTCAGCCCTCTTGCATCGCATCGCGCGCGTTATCCTGCCCCGAAGACCTCTCCCACGAAAGCAGGGAGATCCGCCATCGACTGCACCTTGACACCTGCATTGTCGGCGATCCGGCAGCCCGAGGGGGCGATTGCGGTGGAAAAACCAAGTTTCACCGCTTCTTTCAACCGATTTTCCGCCTGAGACACCGGACGCAGCGCGCCCGAGAGCGATAGTTCCCCGAAAACCACGGTTTCGCGGGGCAAAGCTGCGTCCTCACGCGCCGAAAGCAGCGCGGCGGCAACGGCCAGATCGGCGGCGGGTTCCGAGATGCGCATGCCGCCCGCGATGTTGAGGTAGACGTCCAGGCCCTGGAACGAGATGCCGGCGCGCGCCTCCAGCACAGCAAGGATCATGCTGAGCCGCGAGCCATCCCACCCCACAACCGCGCGGCGCGGCTGGCTGAGGTTGGAGGGCGCGACAAGGGCCTGGAATTCGACCAGGACGGGGCGCGTGCCTTCGATGCCCGCGAAGACGACGGAGCCCGGTGCGGGTTCCTCCCGGTCGCTGAGAAACAGGGCGGAGGGGTTGGCGACTTCGGCCAGGCCACGGCCCGTCATCTCGAACACGCCGATCTCGTCCGCCGGGCCGAACCGGTTCTTGACCGAGCGCAGGATGCGGAATTGGTGCCCGCGCTCGCCTTCGAAATACAGCACCGTATCGACCATGTGCTCCACCACGCGAGGGCCCGCGATCTGGCCTTCCTTGGTGACGTGCCCCACCAGCATGACGGAAGTGCCACGCCGCTTGGCGAAGGTCGTGAGTTCATGAGACGACGCGCGAACCTGGCTGACGGAACCGGGCGCGCTGTCCACGGTGTCGAGCCACATCGTCTGGATCGAATCGATGATGGCAAGGTCGGGCTGCTCTGCCTCCAGCGTGGTGAGGATGTCGCGCAAGTTGGTTTCAGCCGCCAGCATCACGGCGCTGTCGCTGAGGCCCAGACGCTCGGCGCGCATCCGGACCTGCGCCGTGGCTTCCTCGCCCGAGACGTAAACGACCTTCAGCCCCTGCCGGGCAAAGGCGGCGGCGGCTTGCAGGAGAAGTGTGGATTTGCCGATGCCGGGATCGCCCCCCACCAAGGTGGCCGACGCAGGCACCAGACCGCCGCCAAGGACGCGGTCCAACTCCGCAACGCCGGAGGATTGGCGGGGCGGCGGTGTCTCTTTCGTGCGCAGATCCTTGAGGACCATCTTTTTGCCCTTGGCCGAGCCGAGGGCGGCCTTGCCCGGACCTGCGCCGAGGGGGGCCTCTTCGCGGATCGTGTTCCATT belongs to Hasllibacter sp. MH4015 and includes:
- the radA gene encoding DNA repair protein RadA, whose translation is MAKPVTQFTCSSCGAVHKKWSGRCDDCGEWNTIREEAPLGAGPGKAALGSAKGKKMVLKDLRTKETPPPRQSSGVAELDRVLGGGLVPASATLVGGDPGIGKSTLLLQAAAAFARQGLKVVYVSGEEATAQVRMRAERLGLSDSAVMLAAETNLRDILTTLEAEQPDLAIIDSIQTMWLDTVDSAPGSVSQVRASSHELTTFAKRRGTSVMLVGHVTKEGQIAGPRVVEHMVDTVLYFEGERGHQFRILRSVKNRFGPADEIGVFEMTGRGLAEVANPSALFLSDREEPAPGSVVFAGIEGTRPVLVEFQALVAPSNLSQPRRAVVGWDGSRLSMILAVLEARAGISFQGLDVYLNIAGGMRISEPAADLAVAAALLSAREDAALPRETVVFGELSLSGALRPVSQAENRLKEAVKLGFSTAIAPSGCRIADNAGVKVQSMADLPAFVGEVFGAG
- a CDS encoding alpha/beta fold hydrolase, with the translated sequence MRYEFGPCELDVAGHRLVVGGMPVHVEPQVFDLIAALAKAAPDLLSYDDMIAQVWKGRIVSEATLSARISAARAALGDTGKAQAVLRTVPRRGVQLVLPVNRHGGLPKPDAPMSDRQVIRYIASADGTSIAYATSGQEGPVLVRGGHWLSHLEHDWSNPVWRPWLERLGHGRRLVRYDPRGSGLSQRGVAALTQSQFVDDLACVLDATTEGPVDVFAVSQSVPVVLSYAARHPGRIRRMVLVNGFVEGSILRGDVDATQAMVSMIRAGWGDPASPFVQAFTKVFLPDADLAETNSIASMQAVSASAEEAANLRLAIGAFDASAILEQVLAPALVLSSQGDAIHPRAQSLTLARRLPNAEFQSLETSNHIIPPSDPAFGQMMDAVDLFLAD
- a CDS encoding CvpA family protein; amino-acid sequence: MDGFTIFDGVVGGVIVISAILAYARGFVREVMSILGWIAAAVVAFLFAPNALPLITEIPYLGDFIGDSRELGILASFAIVFVVALVVVSLFTPLFSSVVQRSALGGIDAGLGFLFGVARGVLLVVVALIAYDRVVGDEPIPAISESRSAAVFASMQEQIEAQIPTDMPGWILERYNTLVGEEPGSDAAPASE